Below is a genomic region from Leucobacter exalbidus.
GTTGAGGCCGAGGGCCCAGCAGCAGGTAAGGGCCGCCCGACCCCGTCGCGCAAGCAGGCGCAGGCCGCCAATGCCCGCCCGATCGTTGGTTCGAAAGACAAGACGATGCAGAAAGAGATGCGTCGTCAGCAGAACGAGGCGCGTGAGCGCGCACGCGTGGGCATGATGCACGGCGAAGAGCGCTACCTGGGCCCGCGTGACCGCGGCCCGCAGCGCCGCTTCGTGCGTGACTATGTCGATGCGCGCTGGAGCCTGGGCGAGCTGCTCATTCCAATGATGCTCGTGGTGCTGTTGATGACGTTCATCCCCGGCATCATGCAGGTTATTAGCTTGTTCGTGATTTGGGCGTTCGTGGCGCTCGCGATCATCGACGCGGTGACCCTCGGGTTCACGCTGCGCCGCAAGCTCGTGGCCAAGTTTGGCGAAGATCAGGTGCAGCCCGGTTTCCGCTGGTACGCCGCGATGCGTGCGTTCCAGTTCCGCCCGCTGCGCATGCCCAAGCCGCAGGTGCGCCGCCGCCAGTTCCCCCAGTAGGGCGATCTCGCTACCAAAAACTGCCGCTGGCCCGATTGGGGCCAGCGGCAGTTTCTGTATCTGCGCGAATGTACACGCCACGCGGCTCCGGATCATGCCCGGTCAGCTACCGCTTGAGTTATGCGGTGACTGCGTTGCCGCGAAAGCCGAGGCGTTTCAGTCCACGGTTGATGTTAGCCGCCCACAACGGCCCCTCGTAGATGAAGGCCGTATAGCCCTGCACGAGCGTGGCGCCCGCGGCGACCCGCTCGTAGACGTCGTGGGCGTCTGCCACGCCGCCCACAGAGATGACACAAAAATCAGGATCGGGCGCGACCTCTCGAATGCGGCGTAGCACCTCGAGCGAGCGCGTGCGCAGCGGCTCCCCCGACAACCCGCCGGCACCCATTTCGGCCACCCGGTCGTCGCTCTCAGAAAGACCCTCACGAGAAATCGTCGTGTTCGTGGCGATGATGCCGTCGAGCCCGAGGCGCACGGCCAGCTGCACAATGCCGTCGATTTGCGTGTCGTCCATGTCGGGCGCAATCTTCACGAGCAGCGGCGTTGTCGCGGCAGCACGTTTCACTTCGGCCAACAGTGGTTCGAGCAACTCGACTTCTTGCAGACCTCGCAGCCCGGGCGTGTTGGGTGACGAGACATTGACAGCGAGGTAGTCGGCGATCGGGGCGAGCCGCTCGGCGCTCCACACATAATCTGCGGTGGCGTCTTCGACGTTGGTGACGCGGCTCTTGCCGATGTTCACTCCGATGACGGGGCGGTGCCGGGCCATGCGTGCGCGCTCCACCTTGGGTACGGCCGCCGCCGATCCCCCGTTGTTGAACCCCATGCGGTTGATAATGCCACGATCCCCCACGAGCCGAAACATGCGCGGCTTCGGGTTACCGGGTTGGGCGTGCCGGGTGAGCGTGCCTACCTCGACGTGGCCGAATCCAAGGGCTCCTAGGCCCAAAATACCGGAGGCGTTCTTATCAAAGCCGGCGGCTACCCCAAAGGGACTCGGAAATTCGAGGCCCAAAGCGCGCACCGCAAGTGAAGCGTGCGGTGCGCAATACTTAGCCAGCAGCGGCCGCGCCACCGGCGCGACCTGAATCACAGCGAACGCCAGGTGATGCGCGTACTCAGGGTTCATACGCCGCAGCACATACTGAAACAGGGCCGGATAAATTCGCATGACGCTAGGACTCCTGAGGGGTCGAGGTGGGCGCCGGGCTCGGGTGAGCGCGCAGCTCGGCAATCGCCGCATCAAAATCTGCGAGCGACTTAAAGGCTTGGTAGACGCTCGCGAAGCGCAAGTATGCGACCTCGTCGAGCTCACGCAGGTGAGGCAGCACGGCGAGGCCGATCTCGTTCGCGTCGAACTGAGCAATGCCGCTAGAGCGCACCGACTCTTCGACCCGCTGGGCGAGCAACGCGAGGTCGGCGTCGGTGACGGGGCGGCCCTGGCAGGCCTTACGCACACCGCTCATCACCTTCTCACGGCTGAACGGCTCGACCACACCCGAGCGCTTAATCACGGTGAGCGTCGCAGTTTCGGTCGTCGAGAAACGCCGACCGCACTCGGGACACTGGCGCCTGCGCCTGATGGACAAGCCATCGTCTGCGGTGCGTGAGTCAATCACACGACTGTCGGGGTGTCTGCAGAACGGACAGTGCATGACCTACGCCTCACTCTCGAAGCGGGCGCTCACGGCTTCGCCATGCGCCGGTAGCCCCTCCGCGCCAGCGAGCGCCAACAGCGGCGCCTCGAGCGTCTTCAGGGTGTCGCGGTCGTAACGCACAATCTGCTGCGGGCGCAGGAACGTGTGCGCTCCCAGGCCCGAGGCAAAGCGAGCCGTGCCCCCAGTGGGGAGCACGTGGTTTGATCCGGCGAGATAATCACCGAGGCTCACGGGCGTGTAGCTGCCCACAAAGATCGCACCCGCGTCGGTGATCTGCGCGAGCACCTCGTCGTCGATCGCGGTCTGAATCTCGAGGTGTTCGGGGCCGTAGGCGTTGCTCAGCGTCGCTGCGACGGCCAGGCTGTCCACCAAAATCACGGCCGACTGCGGGCCGGCAAGCGCAGTCTGGGCGCGCTCTGCGTGGCGCGTGCGCGACACTCTGCCGGTGACCTCAGCTGACACGCGCTCAGCGAGCTCTACCGAGGTGGTGACGAGCACCGAGGCCGCGGCCTCGTCGTGCTCGGCCTGGCTAATGAGGTCGGCGGCGACGAACCTGGCGTCGGCCGACGCATCAGCAATGATCATGATCTCGGTCGTGCCGGCCTCAGAATCGATGCCGCACAGGCCACTCACCACGCGCTTGGCCGCGGCAACAAACACGTTGCCCGGGCCGGTCACCACGTCAACCGGATCGAGCCCGATCTCGGGCACACCGTGTGCGAAGGCGGCGATCGCGCCGGCGCCGCCGATGGCGTACACCTCTTCGATGCCGCACAGCGCAGCGGCCCACAATACGGCGGGGTGCGGCAGGCCCGCGTTATCGCGCTGCGCGGGCGAGGCGAGTGCCAGCCCGGGCACGCCCGCGACCTGCGCCGACACGGCGTTCATGATCACCGATGAGGGGTAGGCGGCCTTGCCACCCGGGGCGTACAACCCCACGCGGGTGACCGGCTGCCAGCGCTGCGTAATCGTCGCGCCGTCACTCATACGGGTCACCTGCTCGGCGGGTACCTGCGCAGCGGCGCCGCGGCGCAATCGAGCAATGAGCTCGGTGAGCGCCTGCTCCACCTCGGGCGGGCAGTCGGCAAGCGAGTCACGAATCGCGTCTACGGGTACCCGCAGCGCATGGCCCGTGACCCCGTCGAACGATTCAGCCTGTTCACGGAGGGCAGCCTCGCCCCGCGCAGCAACATCAGCGACGAGCGGGCGCACGCGCGCCACAGCATCGTCGGCGCTGAGCGCCGCTCGGGGAACGAGTTTCAGCAGGTCTCCGCGCGTGAGCTCGCGGCCCCGCAAATCAATCGTTCGCATCACATTTCCACTCTACCGGCCTGAGCGGGGCTTCGACGCCGCGCAGGCCGTCAATTCGCTGGGGTGAGCATCCCCAACCACGACAGTTCGCGGGCGCTCGCGATCAGCGCCTGTCGCGAAGCGGCGGCGTCGATCTCCAGCAGGGTCGCCAGCGCGTCGGCAATCTGCCCCATCGTGAGCTCGCCATCGCAGGCCCCCAGGGCCGCCGCGAGCAGCGGATCCGCGGCCACACGGCGCGAAATCGGCTGTGAGGTTTCGAGGGTGATCGCGCGCGGCGCTTCAACGCCCGGCTCGTGCTCGCGGTGTTCAACGACGGCGTCGTCACGCAGCCATTGGGTGTCGAGTACTTCGGCGTCGGTCATCAGCGCGGCCCGCACACCCGCATCGAATGCGGCAGCGAGCGTCGCGCCAGCCTGCTCAGACGCAAACGCCCCGGTGGCCTGCTCAAGATGCACGAGCGGATCGCGCGTGGCCTGCGCGGTCTCCCCTGCGATGCGCTGCACTCGAATTGAGCCGAGCCCCACGCTCACCACGCGCCGGTCGTCGAAGTCGTTCAGCCATGCCGCCAATCGGCGGTTATAGCTGTCGCTCCCCGGGCGTTCCCCGCCGTCTCGCGCCCACATCTGCGCGTATCCGAGCGGGTCGAGGCGGTCGCGCTCGATCACCCATGCGGCAAGACCGGGCACTTCGGCCGCCGCGATCCAGCCGCGAACCCGTTCGAGGCCGTTTCCGCCCCACGGGCTCTCCCAGTTTGCGAGGCACACGAGGGTGCCACCCGGGGCGAGATAGCGCGGCCCCTGGCCCACGACGTCAGCAGCCAGGGCATCGCCTGCGCGACCACCATCGCGGTATTCGTAGACGGGCTCATCGGCGTTGCGCGGGGTGATCACGAACGGCGGATTGGAGGCGATGAGCGCGAACTGCTCGCCTTCGACCGGCGCGAAGAGATCACCGAGGCGAAACTCGATGCGATCGGCGTACCCGTTGAGGCGGGCGTTTGCCCGGCCCAGCATCAGGGCGCGCTCTGAAATATCGGTGGCGACCACGCGCTCACTGCGCAGGGCAAGGTGCAGCGCGACAATGCCGCAGCCCGTGCCGAGGTCGAGGGCCGTGGGTACCTGTGCGGGTGACAGCTGGGCGATGAGCGAGCGGGTTGCTCCGCCCACCCCCATGACGTGATCGGTGCGGGCCGGGCCGCCGCGCAGGTGGTCGTCAAGGTCAGAGATGATCCACCAGTGCTGGTCGTCTGCCGAGTCGGCCACCAACACCGGGTTGAGTGAGAGGGCGGCGCGCAGCGCGTCGCCCGTGCTCGTCGCGATGCCCAGCGTTACCAGCCCTGCGGCCCGCAGCTGCGGCAGCGCGGCGTCTACCTGTGTGGCGGGCACCTCGTCGCCGAGCAGCAGCAGGCTCGTCAGCGTCGCGAGCGGCGAGCTCGGGCGCTGCGCCAGTGCGCGGCGGGCGGCGAACACCACGCCGCTTTCGCGTGCGCGGTTCGCGGGCTCACCCAGCAGCGTTTCGATGGCGTCGGGCAAAAAGCCGGCGGCCGACAGGTCGGCGGCGAGCAGGTCAATGAGGTCGTCAGTCACCTCTGTAGGATACCGCCGCGCACAGGTGCCCGGTCGACGTCTCACCGCATGAAATATCGTACGGTGATGTATTTATTACACAGGGTAATGATTGTTGATCGGCGGTTTGGCGCGGGCTCAGGCACTCACCCGTAGGTTCAGCCCTGCCCGCACCACTCACGCTGCTGGCTTACGCGAAGCCGCGATCTGACGCCTTCACCGGCGAGGGCAGCCGTGATTCGCCGTGCAAAAAGCGGTCGACCGAGGCCGCGGCTGAGCGCCCCTCAGCGATCGCCCACACGATCAGCGACTGGCCACGGCCCGCATCGCCGGCCACGAATACGCCCTGGTCACCAGTCGCGAAATCGTCGCTGCGCGCAAACGCGCCGCGGCTCGTGCGCTCGAGGCGCACCTCGGGGTCAACCACCGGCTCTGCCCCGGTGAACCCCATGGCGATGAGCACGAGGTCGGCCTCGATCAGCTGTTCGGTGCCGGCGATGGGCTCGCGCCCGCGCTCGGTGAACCCGGTTTCGGCGACCTTCAGCCCGGTGACGGCGCCCGCCTCCCCCACAAACTCGACGGTTGAGGCCAGGTAGCTGCGTTCGCCCCCCTCTTCGTGTGAGCTCGACACTTCAAACAGCTGCGGGTGTGTCGGCCAGGGCTGGCCGACGGGCCGCGTAACCCCGGGCTGACGGCCAATGGCCAGACTGGTGACGCTCACGGCGCCCTGGCGCAGGGCGGTGCCGACGCAGTCTGATCCGGTGTCGCCGCCGCCAATCACAATGACGCGCTTGCCGCGTGCGTCGAATTCTGCTGGCAGCGCGCTGCCCTGTACAACACGGTTCGCGGCCGTGAGGTATGACATCGCCTCATGAATGCCCGTCAGCTCGCGCCCCGGCAGGGTGAGCTCGCGCGCAATCCCGGCCCCGGTGGCGACCACCACGGCGTCAAAGCGGCGCTTCAGCTCGCCCCACTGCATGTCTTCGCCAATGGTGACACCGCAGCGAAAGCGCGTGCCCTCGGCACGCAGCTGCTCGATCCGGCGCTCTACAAGGCCCTTTTCGAGCTTGAAATCGGGGATGCCGAAGCGCAGCAGGCCCCCGGGCTGTTCGTCACGCTCGTAGACGACGACGGTGTGACCGGCGCGGGTGAGCTGTTGGGCGGCGGCGAGGCCCGCCGGGCCCGAGCCCACCACGGCCACGCGCTTGCCCGTGAGCCGCTCGGGCGGGTGCGGGGTGACCCAACCGTGCGCGAACGCCTCATCGATGATGCTGTTCTCGATCTGCTTAATCGTGACCGCGGGCTGGTTGATGCCGAGCACGCACGCTGATTCACACGGCGCGGGGCAAGCCCGGCCGGTGAACTCGGGGAAGTTGTTCGTCTCGTGCAGCCGCTCGATCGCGTCTTTGCCGCGCCCCCGATGCGTCAGGTCGTTCCACTCGGGAATCAGGTTGCCCAGCGGGCAACCCTGATGGCAGAACGCAACACCGCAGTCCATACACCGCGAAGCCTGCTTGGCGACGACGAGCGGGTTTGCCGGGTCGACGACCTCGCGCCAGTCTTGCAGCCGCAGCGCGACGGGGCGTTTGGGCGCAAGCTCACGCTCACGCAGCGTCATGAATCCCTGTGGGTCAGCCACGGGTTGCCTCCAAAATTTCGGTCCATACCTGCGTGCCATCGGGGTCGGTGCCCGCGGCCTGAGCGCGCACGCGCACCTCAAGCACGCGTGCGTAGTCGCGCGGCAGCACATGGGTGAAACGTGCCAGCGTGCGCTCGCGGTCAGTCGCGAGCTCATCGATCAGCTGCCTTGCGACATCTGACCCGGTCTGTTCGAGGTGCTGGGTGAGCAGATCTTCGATCCGGATCTCCAGTGCCTCGCGTGCCGCGCCCGTCATCTCGCCCAGGGGCCACAGGCCGAGTGCGCCCGAGCCCAGCTCAGACGCGTTGACGTGGGCGGGGTTGAGGTCGAGCACGACCGCTTCGCCGCCCGACATGCCGGCGCCCAGGTTGCGGCCCGTGGGGCCGAGAATCAGCGCGAAGCCGCCCGTGAAGTATTCGAGCGCGTGGTCGCCCACGCCCTCGACGACCGCGGTGGCGCCCGAGCCGCGCACCAAGAAGCGTTCGCCCACGGCGCCCGCAATCCACAGTGAACCGCTCGTGGCGCCGTAGCCAATAACGTTGCCCGCGATCACGCGGCCCTGGTCACCGAAGCCAATCGTGGCCTCAGCGGGGTGCGGCCGCAGCGCGATTTCACCGCCCGAGAGCCCCTTGCCGACGTAGTCATTGGCGTCGCCCACGAGGCGCAGCGTGATGCCCGCGGGCAAAAACGCGCCAAGCGACTGGCCAGCAGAGCCCGTCAGCGTGATGTCGATCGTGCCCTGGGGCAGCCCCGCCGCACCGCGCACGCGGGTAACCTCGGCGCCCAGCAGGGTGCCGACCGCGCGGTCAATGTTGTGGATGGGCAGGTCGAACACGGCCGGTTCGGCCCGCTCAATGCCGGCGCCGCACGCTTCAAGCAGCGCAATGTCGAAGTGGTCCTCGACGCCGTGCTCTTGCGCGACGCCGTGGCGCCGGGGAGCGCCCTCGGCGAAGCTGGGCCCACGCAAAATGGGGGTGAGATCGAGCCCGTCGGCCTTCCAGTGCCGCACCGCGGCATCGATATCGAGCGCGTCGGTGTCGCCCACGGCCTCGTCGAGGCTGCGGTAGCCCAGGCTCGCGAGAATCTCGCGCACCTCTTCGGCCAGGAACATGAAGAAGTTGACGATGTGCACGGCCTGACCGGTGAACCGCGAGCGCAGCTCGGGGTTTTGGGTGGCGACGCCCACGGGGCAGGTGTCGAGGTGGCAGGCGCGCATCATGATGCAGCCCGACACCACCAGCGGCGCGGTCGCGAAACCAAACTCCTCGGCGCCCAGCAGCGCGGCGATCACGATATCGCGGCCCGTCTTGAGCTGGCCATCGGCCTGCAACACGACGCGGTCGCGCAGCCCGTTGAGCATCAGCGTCTGCTGTGCCTCGGCGAGACCGAGCTCCCACGGCGACCCCGCGTGCTTCAGCGAGTTCATGGGGCTCGCGCCCGTGCCGCCGTCGTGGCCCGAGATCAAGATCACGTCAGAGAGCGCTTTGGCGACGCCCGCGGCAACCGGGCCAATGCCCGACTGCGACACGAGCTTCGTCGAGATGCGCGCGGCGGGGTTAGCCCGCTTCAAGTCATAGATCAGCTGCTTCAGGTCTTCGATCGAGTAGATGTCGTGGTGCGGGGGCGGCGAAATGAGGCCAACGCCCGGCGTCGCGTGGCGGGTGCGTGCGATCCACGGGTACATCTTGGCCGGGGGCAGCTGGCCACCCTCACCCGGCTTCGCGCCCTGTGCCAGCTTGATCTGAATCTCTTCAGCGCTCACCAGATAGGCGCTCGTCACACCGAAGCGACCCGAGGCGACCTGCTTGATCTTGCTGCGGCGTGTGGGGTCGGCGAGCCGCTCATCGGTCTCGCCGCCCTCGCCCGTGTTCGACTTGCCGCCGATCATGTTCATCGCGATGGCGAGCGTCTCGTGCGCCTCGGGTGAGATGGAGCCGTAGCTCATCGCGCCCGTTGCAAACCGCTTCACGATATCGCTGGCGGGTTCGACCTCATCGATCGACACCGCGGGGCGCTGCGGCGCAAACTTCATCAGCCCGCGCAGCGTCATCAGGCGCTCGGCCTGATCGTTCACGCGTGCCGTGTACTCGGCGAACAGATCGCGGCGACCCGTGCTGGTGGCGTGCTGCAGCTTGTAGATCGTTTCGGGGTCGAAGAGGTGGGGCGCTTCGCCGCGGCGAAAACGGTACTCGCCGCCGGTTTCGAGGCGCTCGTGAGCGAGCGGTGCCGTGTCATCGGGGTAGGCCGCGCGGTGACGTGACGCGACCTCGGCCGCGAGCACATCAAGGTCGACGCCGCCGAGCTTTGACGTGGTGCCCGAGAAGTACCGGTCGACCACGTTGTGTGACAGGCCGATGGCTTCGAAGGCCTGTGCACCGCAGTATGAGGCGACCGTTGAGATGCCCATCTTGCTCATGATCTTGAGCATGCCCTTGCCCAGCGCCTTGATCAGGCGGGCGACGGCTTCGGCCTCGGTGATGCCCGTGAGCACGCCCTCGCGCACCGACAGACCCACCGTTTCCATGGCGAGGTAGGGGTTCACCGCGGCGGCACCGTAGCCGATGAGCGAGGCGACGTGGTGCACCTCGCGCACGTCGCCCGCTTCGGCGATCAGGGCCACGCTCATGCGCTGCCCCGTGCGAATCAGGTGGTGGTGCACGGCCGACACCGCCAGCAGCGACGGCACCGGCGAGAGATCCTTGTTCGAATCGCGGTCAGAGATGATCACGAACTCGGCGCCGGCCTCGGCCGCAGCGCTCGCTTCGCGGCACATCTCATCGATGCGGTCGGCGAGGCCGCGGGCCCCAAAGTCGACCGGGTAGAGGCCACGAATGGTGACGGTGCGCTCGATGCGGGTGTCCTCACCGAAGTGCTGAATGCGCGCGAGCAGGTCGCCGTCGATCACGGGAAAGTCGAGGACGACCTGGCGTGCGTGCGCCGCCGACTGGCTCAGCAGGTTCTCCTGCGGGCCCATGCCAGCGCGCAGGCTCGTGACGAGCTCCTCACGCAGGGCGTCGAGCGGCGGGTTCGTCACCTGCGCAAACTGCTGCACAAAGTAGTCGAAGACGAGCCGGGGCCGGTCGGCGAGCACCGCGATGGGGGTGTCGGTGCCCATGGCGGCGAGGGGCTCGGCGCCGGTGCGCGCCATCGGCTCAATGAGCAGCCGCACCTCCTCTTCGGTGTAGCCGAAGGTGCGCTGGCGGCGCAGAATCGAGGCCTGCGGGTGCACGAGCGGCTCGCGCTCGGGCTCGTCAGAGAGTCTGATGCGGCCCTCGTCGAGCCACTGACCCCAGGGAGCGATCTCGGCGAGCGAGGCCTTCACTTCGGCGTCGGTGCGCACCTCACCCGAGTCGAGGTTGACGGCGAGCATGCGGCCGGGGCGCAACCGGCCGCGGCGTGCCACCCGCTCGGGAGCGATGTCGAGCACGCCGGTCTCGCTCGCGATCACAAGCAGGCCGTCGTTGGTTTCGAGGGTGCGGCCCGGGCGCAGGCCGTTGCGGTCGGTGAGCGCGACGAGCTCGTTACCGTCAGTCGCAATCATTGCCGCTGGGCCATCCCACGGCTCCATCACGAGCGAGTGGTACTCGAGGAAGTCGACGAGTTCAGGCGCGAGGCTGGCCTCGTTCTCCCAGGCCTCGGGCACCATCATGGCGAGTGCGTGGGGCAGCGAACGACCCGCGCGCACGAGCAGTTCGAGCACCTCGTCGAAGCTGGCCGAGTCACTGCCGCCCTCGCTGCAGATGGGCAGCAGCTGCCGCACATCGCCGAGCGCGTCAGAGGCGAGCTGCGCTTCGCGGGCGCGCATCCAGTTGCGGTTGCCGCGCACCGTGTTGATTTCGCCGTTGTGGGCGACGAGGCGCAGCGGCTGGGCCAGGTGCCACGACGGGAAGGTGTTGGTGGAGTAGCGCGAGTGCACGATCGCGAAGCGGCTGGCGAAGCGGTCGTCGTGCAGTTCGGGGTAGAACGCGGGCAGCTGCAGCGTCGTCACCATGCCCTTGTAGACGATGGTGCGCGAGCTCAGCGACGGCAGGTAGCAGCCGGTCTCGTGGCCAATACGCTTGCGGGTGCGAAATGCCTGCCGCTCAAGCGACTCCGGATCAGGTGCCCGCTTTGCCCCCGAGGGTGCCAGAATGAGCTGCTCAATGTGCGGGGCCGCGGCGACCGCGGCCTCCCCCAGAGTGGCGAGCTCGGTGGGCACGGGGCGCCACGCGATCACGTCGAGGCCCTCGTCTGCAGCGATCGAGGCGATGCGGTACTGCACCGAGCGGCGCTCTGCTGCGCCCACGGGCAGGAACGCGAGGCCCGCGATGTAGCGGCCCACTGCTGGCAGCTCGACGCCGGGCAGCGTGGCCGCCAGCTCTGCGCGAATCAGTGCGTCGGGGATGTCGGTGAGAATGCCCGCGCCGTCGCCGGTGCCGGCGTCTGAGCCGACCGCGCCGCGGTGTTCGAGGTGCTCGAGCGCCGTCAACGCGAGCGTGACGGTTTCGTGCCGGGCATCACCCGTGAGCGAGACCACTGCCGCGAGCCCGCAGGCATCACGTTCTTCAGCGGGGTCGTAGAGCCCTACAGGTGTAATGGGTTGGCTCAAAATCGACTTCTGAGCTGTGTGCGAGACCATAGTCGTCCCCTTTCTGCTGGCGGGACAACGGTGGCCCAGGTGGGCTGGCGCGACGCTCAGGACGTCGGTGTCGCGGTGATGTGCGTCAGCGGGCTTGCCACACTATCACTAGAAAATTCGGTGTTTTCACCACTTTTACCAAGCTCCAGCGAATTACGAGGGCAAAATACCTAAATAACTGCACAATCTGCGGCGATATGGCTATATCGCCGCAGCCGCTCAAAAACTGTAACACTCGCGAAACATCAGGGGCGCAAAACGGAAACGGGCACGCACCCCGTGAAGAGTGCGTGCCCGCTGCGGTGTTGCGTGAAATCGGTGGCGTTATGCTTCCACGCCAAAGCTCGAAACGTCGCCCACGAGGCGCGTGTTATCGCTCGGTACGGGCTCGACCGCGGCGAGGGCAACCTCGGCCGCAAATTCGGCCACGTTGTACAGCTTGCCCGCCTGCGCGCGGCGGTCTTCGAGGGCGCCCGGATTCATGCGGTTGAGCAGGGTCGCGGTGACCGTGCCCTCGATCATGTCGCCCGACACCACGATGAGATCGATGCCGCGTGCTTTGAGGTCGGCAATGCGCTCGCGCAGTGCATCCTCACCGGCGCGCTTTGAGCGCGCCACGGGCTCGTACTCGGGCATCGTGGGGGTGGTGTGGATGAAGTGGGCCTGGTGGCTCGTCACGAATACCACGCGTGATCCCTCACCCATCAACGGCAGGGCGGCGTCAAGCACGGCCAGCTGCGCGTCGCGGTTGAGCTTCAGCGCGTAATCTTCGGCCATGCCGCTTTCCATGCCACCCGAGGCGTTCAGCACGAGGAT
It encodes:
- a CDS encoding SDR family oxidoreductase produces the protein MTQILEAGSLAGQRALVTGSSRGVGADTVRYFAEAGANVVVNFRNKAPRAEKLAAQLRELGVEALVQGADLTDPASLAGMMDAVKEAFGGLDILVLNASGGMESGMAEDYALKLNRDAQLAVLDAALPLMGEGSRVVFVTSHQAHFIHTTPTMPEYEPVARSKRAGEDALRERIADLKARGIDLIVVSGDMIEGTVTATLLNRMNPGALEDRRAQAGKLYNVAEFAAEVALAAVEPVPSDNTRLVGDVSSFGVEA
- the gltB gene encoding glutamate synthase large subunit, which encodes MVSHTAQKSILSQPITPVGLYDPAEERDACGLAAVVSLTGDARHETVTLALTALEHLEHRGAVGSDAGTGDGAGILTDIPDALIRAELAATLPGVELPAVGRYIAGLAFLPVGAAERRSVQYRIASIAADEGLDVIAWRPVPTELATLGEAAVAAAPHIEQLILAPSGAKRAPDPESLERQAFRTRKRIGHETGCYLPSLSSRTIVYKGMVTTLQLPAFYPELHDDRFASRFAIVHSRYSTNTFPSWHLAQPLRLVAHNGEINTVRGNRNWMRAREAQLASDALGDVRQLLPICSEGGSDSASFDEVLELLVRAGRSLPHALAMMVPEAWENEASLAPELVDFLEYHSLVMEPWDGPAAMIATDGNELVALTDRNGLRPGRTLETNDGLLVIASETGVLDIAPERVARRGRLRPGRMLAVNLDSGEVRTDAEVKASLAEIAPWGQWLDEGRIRLSDEPEREPLVHPQASILRRQRTFGYTEEEVRLLIEPMARTGAEPLAAMGTDTPIAVLADRPRLVFDYFVQQFAQVTNPPLDALREELVTSLRAGMGPQENLLSQSAAHARQVVLDFPVIDGDLLARIQHFGEDTRIERTVTIRGLYPVDFGARGLADRIDEMCREASAAAEAGAEFVIISDRDSNKDLSPVPSLLAVSAVHHHLIRTGQRMSVALIAEAGDVREVHHVASLIGYGAAAVNPYLAMETVGLSVREGVLTGITEAEAVARLIKALGKGMLKIMSKMGISTVASYCGAQAFEAIGLSHNVVDRYFSGTTSKLGGVDLDVLAAEVASRHRAAYPDDTAPLAHERLETGGEYRFRRGEAPHLFDPETIYKLQHATSTGRRDLFAEYTARVNDQAERLMTLRGLMKFAPQRPAVSIDEVEPASDIVKRFATGAMSYGSISPEAHETLAIAMNMIGGKSNTGEGGETDERLADPTRRSKIKQVASGRFGVTSAYLVSAEEIQIKLAQGAKPGEGGQLPPAKMYPWIARTRHATPGVGLISPPPHHDIYSIEDLKQLIYDLKRANPAARISTKLVSQSGIGPVAAGVAKALSDVILISGHDGGTGASPMNSLKHAGSPWELGLAEAQQTLMLNGLRDRVVLQADGQLKTGRDIVIAALLGAEEFGFATAPLVVSGCIMMRACHLDTCPVGVATQNPELRSRFTGQAVHIVNFFMFLAEEVREILASLGYRSLDEAVGDTDALDIDAAVRHWKADGLDLTPILRGPSFAEGAPRRHGVAQEHGVEDHFDIALLEACGAGIERAEPAVFDLPIHNIDRAVGTLLGAEVTRVRGAAGLPQGTIDITLTGSAGQSLGAFLPAGITLRLVGDANDYVGKGLSGGEIALRPHPAEATIGFGDQGRVIAGNVIGYGATSGSLWIAGAVGERFLVRGSGATAVVEGVGDHALEYFTGGFALILGPTGRNLGAGMSGGEAVVLDLNPAHVNASELGSGALGLWPLGEMTGAAREALEIRIEDLLTQHLEQTGSDVARQLIDELATDRERTLARFTHVLPRDYARVLEVRVRAQAAGTDPDGTQVWTEILEATRG